A portion of the Eubacterium maltosivorans genome contains these proteins:
- a CDS encoding sugar transferase, translating into MKKKEHCQIIIILLKILLVSLITAAFGYLWFEFYTDKLYISYYNLGNWAIILLYGILYLFLCRIYSAFRVGYYSITELIYTHGITLFLTNTLAYIIICLLTRHLTNILWILLLFAIQILCAALWAYASNRIFFKVNPRCDMLVVYKDEAAKMLLTKMKAYPEKYHVAEIINIQSDIQDIKEKIKAYQAVLLCDLPTATRNILLKFCVQEKIRVYLTPEVSDILISGANRIHLFDTPLLLCDNASQAVTHRFAKRLIDLIVSTVMIIVFSPFMLFTIIAIKVNDHGSILYKQKRLTQNGKSFNVYKFRSMVEDAEKDGVARLSSKNDDRITPVGKFIRATRLDELPQLFNIFKGDMTLVGPRPERPEIAEKYCKTMPEFSLRLQVKAGLTGYAQIFGKYNTTPKDKLKLDLMYIADNSIFLDFKILFLTFKTMFMKGSTEGIEDGAVTAGDVK; encoded by the coding sequence ATGAAAAAGAAAGAACACTGCCAGATTATCATTATCCTTTTAAAAATCCTGTTGGTAAGTCTGATCACCGCAGCCTTCGGCTACCTGTGGTTTGAATTCTATACCGACAAGCTTTATATCAGCTATTATAATCTGGGCAACTGGGCCATTATCTTACTATATGGCATACTCTATCTCTTTTTATGCCGGATATACAGCGCCTTTCGTGTCGGATACTACAGCATAACCGAGCTGATCTATACCCATGGCATCACACTGTTTCTGACGAATACCCTGGCCTACATCATAATCTGTCTTTTAACCAGACATTTGACCAATATCCTTTGGATACTGTTACTTTTTGCGATACAGATTCTTTGCGCAGCTTTATGGGCCTACGCATCCAACCGAATCTTTTTTAAAGTCAACCCAAGGTGCGACATGCTGGTCGTCTATAAAGATGAAGCCGCCAAAATGCTGCTGACCAAAATGAAAGCCTATCCCGAAAAATACCATGTGGCAGAGATCATCAACATCCAATCCGATATCCAAGACATCAAAGAAAAAATCAAAGCATACCAGGCCGTTCTGCTGTGCGATCTACCAACCGCCACACGGAATATTCTCTTGAAATTCTGTGTTCAGGAAAAAATCCGCGTTTATCTGACGCCCGAAGTATCCGATATCCTGATCAGCGGCGCCAACAGAATCCACCTCTTTGACACCCCACTGCTGCTCTGCGATAACGCAAGCCAGGCCGTGACCCATCGCTTTGCCAAAAGACTCATCGATCTGATCGTATCCACCGTGATGATCATCGTCTTTTCACCTTTTATGCTTTTTACCATTATTGCCATCAAAGTGAATGACCATGGCAGCATCCTGTACAAACAGAAACGCCTGACCCAAAACGGCAAGTCATTTAATGTCTATAAGTTTAGAAGCATGGTCGAAGACGCCGAAAAAGACGGCGTGGCACGGCTGTCCAGCAAAAACGACGACCGCATCACGCCCGTCGGTAAGTTTATAAGAGCCACACGGCTCGATGAGCTGCCACAGCTCTTTAACATTTTCAAAGGTGATATGACCTTAGTAGGCCCCAGGCCCGAACGGCCCGAAATCGCCGAAAAGTATTGTAAGACCATGCCCGAATTTTCCCTAAGGCTTCAGGTGAAAGCAGGATTAACCGGATACGCGCAGATCTTTGGAAAGTATAATACAACGCCAAAAGATAAACTGAAACTGGATCTGATGTATATTGCCGATAACAGCATCTTTTTAGATTTTAAGATCCTCTTTCTTACCTTTAAGACCATGTTTATGAAAGGGAGTACCGAGGGGATTGAGGATGGAGCTGTGACGGCAGGGGATGTGAAATGA
- a CDS encoding lipopolysaccharide biosynthesis protein, protein MNKENKYNGIKAGVWYTIGNMLIKGIPFLTIPLFTRLLTTDDFGIYNTYISYENILSIAIGLGISGSIKVAKFDFKENFDRYVSSVFQLLLMVGGGGLLLINTIFTLIDFSNVWMSTLVLNLLVIQSIASAIYGIMGCKYVIEGQYVQNLVIAFVMTGINVGTSIFLCFFFLSGDRSTARITGTAVGTICVAIYILFLQSRKAKLKRYKAANKYALRLGMPLLPHQFSVSLLSQCDKIMIQAMVGNSEAGIYGLAVNITMVLSVIMTSIDNAWTPWFYSLLGKKDYKTLIRKNNLLIIFFMYISCVFLLIGPDIIHIMTESDYWDSIYAFIPLTIAVFLNFMYIFSVGVEYFMKKTGYISVTTLMCMTANIIFNYFMIKKFGYIAAAYATCISKLLLFILHYIRCKKLLTEKVISLKYLLGTLLIVCITGSCTALFINYLLIRYLIIAAITLTIIIISKKSGILDKFIKKSLL, encoded by the coding sequence GTGAATAAAGAAAATAAATATAATGGAATAAAGGCGGGAGTTTGGTATACAATAGGTAATATGTTGATAAAAGGTATCCCATTTCTTACCATTCCACTGTTTACTAGACTTTTGACCACGGATGATTTTGGAATCTACAACACTTATATTTCTTATGAGAATATTCTTAGTATTGCCATAGGCCTTGGAATTTCCGGGTCAATTAAGGTTGCAAAGTTTGACTTTAAAGAAAATTTCGACAGATATGTTTCATCAGTGTTTCAGCTATTGTTAATGGTTGGCGGGGGTGGGTTACTTTTAATAAATACAATATTTACATTAATAGATTTTTCAAATGTTTGGATGAGTACACTTGTTCTTAATTTGCTGGTTATCCAAAGTATTGCATCAGCAATTTATGGAATAATGGGGTGTAAATATGTTATAGAAGGACAGTACGTTCAAAATTTAGTGATTGCTTTCGTGATGACAGGAATTAATGTTGGGACCTCTATATTTCTTTGCTTTTTCTTTTTATCAGGTGACCGCTCAACCGCTAGAATCACTGGAACAGCAGTGGGGACCATTTGTGTTGCAATATATATTTTGTTTTTACAAAGTAGAAAGGCAAAATTAAAGCGATATAAAGCAGCTAATAAGTATGCTTTAAGACTTGGTATGCCATTGCTGCCTCACCAGTTTTCAGTTTCGCTTCTTTCACAATGTGATAAAATAATGATTCAGGCAATGGTGGGGAATTCTGAGGCTGGAATATATGGTCTTGCAGTAAATATTACGATGGTACTGTCAGTAATAATGACATCCATAGATAATGCATGGACGCCTTGGTTTTATTCATTATTAGGCAAAAAAGACTACAAAACACTGATAAGAAAAAATAACCTGTTAATCATTTTTTTTATGTATATAAGCTGTGTTTTTTTATTGATTGGACCTGATATTATACATATTATGACGGAATCAGATTATTGGGATAGTATCTATGCGTTTATCCCATTAACAATAGCAGTTTTTTTGAATTTTATGTATATTTTTTCTGTAGGTGTGGAATACTTTATGAAAAAAACTGGTTATATATCTGTTACGACACTAATGTGTATGACTGCAAATATAATTTTTAATTATTTTATGATTAAAAAATTTGGATATATAGCAGCAGCATATGCTACCTGTATTTCAAAGCTGTTGCTATTTATACTTCATTATATACGGTGTAAAAAACTATTAACGGAAAAAGTTATAAGTTTAAAATATTTGTTAGGTACGTTATTAATTGTTTGTATAACAGGAAGTTGTACTGCATTATTTATAAATTATTTACTTATAAGATATTTGATAATTGCGGCAATAACATTGACAATAATTATAATTTCAAAAAAAAGTGGAATTTTGGATAAGTTTATTAAAAAATCGCTTTTATAG
- a CDS encoding RNA polymerase sigma factor gives MKKQYKLVDAWVRDAKAGDENAFELLLHTFQPLMLSMVQKYIYDPADYEDGLQEASVVLLETLSAYQAELGVVFPFYLKNRLFHHFVEQAKKNAKEKERQCTMEDQSLYAHQERLAMENSGEAREAEVKTALCLKLNQEMRELSPEQKEVLELRYYRGLSVKAIAAMKGAPVSTIEKRRKSGIQRLRKAFGIAL, from the coding sequence ATGAAAAAGCAGTACAAGCTGGTAGATGCGTGGGTAAGGGATGCGAAAGCAGGCGATGAAAACGCCTTTGAGCTGCTGCTGCACACCTTTCAGCCTTTAATGCTGTCCATGGTGCAAAAATACATCTACGACCCGGCAGATTATGAGGATGGCCTGCAGGAAGCCAGTGTGGTGCTGCTGGAAACGCTGAGCGCCTACCAGGCTGAGCTGGGCGTGGTCTTTCCCTTTTATTTGAAAAACCGGCTGTTTCACCACTTTGTGGAGCAGGCCAAGAAAAACGCGAAAGAAAAAGAAAGGCAGTGCACCATGGAGGATCAGAGCCTGTACGCCCATCAGGAGCGTCTCGCCATGGAAAACAGCGGGGAGGCAAGAGAAGCCGAGGTGAAAACAGCCTTGTGCCTTAAGCTGAACCAAGAGATGCGGGAGCTTTCGCCAGAGCAGAAAGAAGTACTGGAGCTGCGGTATTACAGAGGACTGTCTGTCAAAGCCATCGCTGCCATGAAAGGAGCACCAGTCAGCACCATTGAGAAACGGCGGAAAAGCGGTATCCAGCGTCTTAGAAAGGCTTTTGGCATAGCGCTGTAA
- the galE gene encoding UDP-glucose 4-epimerase GalE has product MKILVTGGAGYIGSHAVVQLLDQGYEVVVVDNLSTGHRWAIDERARFVKGDIRNHKLMDAVFQLEKIDAVMQFAADIVVAESETNPLKYYNNNVYGTIALLESMLKNNVKNIIFSSTAAVYGNTEAVPVTEDIPVAPISPYGRTKAFVEQILEDCHKAYGLNYCVFRYFNVSGAHEKYPIGQAVKHNTALIPIILEVAAGERESIQVFGDDYATKDGTGVRDFIHVVDLVDAHILGLNKLFKNESAIYNLGNGQGFTVMEMIEAARKVTGHPVPAIITKRRPGDIAISIASSEKAKQELGWEPRYPEVEKIIETAWKFKQSRHEKED; this is encoded by the coding sequence ATGAAAATATTAGTCACTGGCGGAGCTGGCTATATCGGCAGCCATGCCGTCGTCCAGCTTTTAGACCAGGGATATGAAGTGGTCGTAGTTGACAATCTATCCACAGGTCATCGCTGGGCCATTGATGAAAGAGCCCGGTTTGTAAAAGGTGATATAAGAAATCACAAGCTTATGGACGCTGTTTTTCAATTAGAAAAAATCGACGCCGTCATGCAGTTTGCTGCCGACATCGTCGTGGCAGAGAGCGAAACCAATCCGCTTAAATATTATAACAACAACGTTTACGGCACCATTGCATTACTGGAGTCCATGTTAAAGAACAACGTAAAAAACATCATCTTTTCATCTACCGCCGCCGTCTATGGCAATACCGAAGCCGTGCCTGTCACCGAGGACATTCCGGTAGCACCCATCAGCCCCTATGGGCGAACCAAAGCCTTTGTGGAGCAGATTCTAGAAGACTGCCATAAAGCCTATGGACTGAATTACTGTGTGTTTCGTTACTTCAACGTTTCCGGCGCTCATGAAAAATACCCCATCGGCCAGGCCGTTAAGCATAATACCGCATTGATCCCGATTATATTAGAAGTCGCCGCAGGCGAACGGGAAAGTATCCAAGTCTTTGGTGATGACTATGCCACCAAAGACGGCACCGGCGTAAGAGATTTTATTCACGTGGTCGATCTGGTCGACGCCCATATCTTAGGCTTAAACAAGCTTTTTAAAAATGAAAGTGCCATCTATAACCTTGGAAACGGCCAGGGCTTCACCGTCATGGAAATGATCGAAGCCGCCAGAAAAGTCACCGGCCATCCCGTGCCCGCCATTATAACAAAGCGGCGCCCGGGTGATATCGCCATCTCCATTGCCAGCAGTGAAAAAGCAAAACAAGAGCTTGGCTGGGAACCCAGATATCCAGAAGTTGAAAAGATCATTGAGACCGCCTGGAAGTTTAAACAGAGCAGACATGAAAAAGAAGACTGA
- a CDS encoding NTP transferase domain-containing protein has product MTKIQFEVLRYCYENKTIDVETFAHELYKPEEVINDAVEYLCVEGFIKENMVTRKGEKELESHKVENAVILAAGMSTRFVPLNYELPKGLLTVKGEKLVERQIEQLHEKNIMEVVLVVGHMKERFEYLVEKYGVILVETTEYTSKNNHASIYAAKNYLKNTIVTSSDLYFSENIFQTYAYDSYYCTLYMSGKSAERGIETDGDDRILDTFYGDKCYDIWVTLGYAFFSKRFSKKIIEILDKEYELPETTNKFWADIQDEHLEELYMYAKRCNNGVIHEFDSLEELREFDDKYLNDSGSKIMKKICYLLAVQERNIIGLASLKKIRPSIFRFRCKGDIYICDVEPDENEKISYDGRVYYQCRDVQEGSVKLFKMDKNIKIGGRYSVDLQKELDQLYDFSHDFKEYHETALPLCAAENVISPFANLPLSFGFQERYIMNNTYSFNMDDNFIGCEKLFPFYQKISEVCERIFGAKYTDPRPFTGMHCIDMITKTNCKPGEKMMILDKAHGGHASVKPVVERLGVEVISAPYDLDENDLDYEAVNLMVKEKGIQYILLAPSDLIKPLDIEKIDTTNCVLMWDCSQLMGLIAAGLCPNPLKTKRNIIMFGGTHKTFPGPASGLIMTNEKNLHELMEKEINPKFLRHSQMHQKICLLFALVEFEQYGTAYMSHMVHCSNYLGEKLRDAGYDIANIDGQISATHQIFIRCSKDEMDTIYDNAYKCDVTLNKKHKDLFYGYGIRLGTQEIARYDWNDEALDVIADILIQLSNKDINIDEVRKMVANLPKKIIHYAFDNEIVDRFRNLMQ; this is encoded by the coding sequence ATGACTAAGATTCAATTTGAAGTACTTCGTTATTGTTATGAAAATAAAACAATTGATGTAGAGACATTTGCTCATGAGTTATATAAGCCTGAAGAGGTTATTAATGATGCAGTGGAGTATCTTTGTGTTGAAGGATTTATAAAAGAAAATATGGTTACCCGAAAAGGTGAGAAAGAGTTAGAATCTCATAAAGTGGAGAATGCTGTAATTCTTGCGGCAGGTATGTCAACTCGTTTTGTACCCCTAAACTATGAGTTGCCCAAAGGATTGTTAACTGTTAAGGGGGAAAAATTAGTCGAACGACAGATTGAACAGCTACATGAAAAAAACATTATGGAAGTTGTGCTGGTTGTCGGACATATGAAAGAACGTTTTGAATATTTGGTGGAAAAATATGGGGTAATTCTTGTAGAGACAACAGAGTATACAAGTAAAAATAATCATGCTAGTATTTATGCGGCAAAGAATTATTTGAAGAATACAATTGTTACATCTTCAGATTTATATTTTAGTGAAAATATTTTTCAGACTTATGCCTATGACTCTTATTATTGTACTTTGTATATGTCGGGTAAATCTGCAGAACGAGGTATAGAAACTGACGGAGATGACCGTATTCTCGATACTTTTTATGGCGATAAATGTTATGATATTTGGGTGACGCTTGGATATGCTTTCTTTTCCAAACGTTTTTCAAAAAAAATCATTGAAATACTTGATAAAGAATATGAATTACCAGAAACAACAAATAAGTTCTGGGCGGACATTCAGGATGAACATCTTGAAGAACTGTATATGTATGCTAAACGATGCAACAACGGTGTTATTCATGAGTTCGATTCATTGGAAGAACTGAGAGAGTTTGATGATAAATATTTAAACGATTCGGGTTCTAAAATAATGAAAAAAATTTGCTACTTACTTGCGGTACAAGAACGTAATATTATTGGCTTGGCTTCTTTGAAAAAAATAAGACCTTCCATATTTAGATTTCGATGTAAAGGTGATATTTACATCTGTGATGTTGAACCAGATGAAAATGAAAAAATTAGCTATGATGGAAGAGTATATTACCAATGTCGTGATGTTCAGGAGGGAAGTGTAAAGTTGTTTAAGATGGATAAAAACATAAAAATTGGTGGGCGTTATTCTGTAGATTTACAGAAAGAATTAGATCAGCTTTACGATTTCTCTCATGATTTTAAAGAATACCATGAAACAGCTTTACCGTTATGTGCTGCAGAAAATGTAATCTCTCCATTTGCGAACCTACCACTAAGTTTTGGATTTCAAGAACGTTATATCATGAATAATACTTATTCCTTTAATATGGATGATAATTTTATTGGTTGTGAAAAACTTTTTCCATTTTATCAGAAAATTTCTGAAGTATGTGAAAGAATATTTGGTGCTAAATATACAGATCCTCGTCCATTTACTGGAATGCATTGCATTGACATGATAACAAAAACAAATTGTAAGCCAGGTGAGAAAATGATGATCTTGGATAAAGCTCACGGTGGACATGCATCAGTTAAGCCGGTTGTGGAGCGATTGGGGGTTGAAGTAATATCTGCACCATATGATTTAGATGAGAATGATCTTGATTATGAAGCCGTTAATTTGATGGTAAAAGAGAAGGGAATTCAGTATATACTCTTAGCCCCATCTGATTTAATCAAGCCGTTAGATATTGAAAAAATTGATACTACAAACTGCGTCTTGATGTGGGATTGTAGTCAGCTAATGGGGTTGATTGCTGCTGGCCTATGTCCTAATCCCCTTAAAACAAAAAGAAATATTATTATGTTTGGTGGAACTCATAAAACTTTTCCCGGTCCAGCTTCAGGATTAATTATGACTAATGAAAAAAATCTTCACGAGTTGATGGAAAAAGAAATTAATCCGAAATTTCTGCGTCATTCACAAATGCACCAAAAAATATGTCTTTTGTTTGCGCTTGTTGAATTTGAACAGTATGGTACAGCATATATGAGCCATATGGTTCATTGTTCAAACTATCTTGGTGAAAAACTGAGAGATGCAGGATATGATATAGCTAATATAGATGGGCAAATTTCGGCAACTCATCAAATTTTCATTCGTTGCAGTAAAGATGAAATGGATACGATTTATGATAATGCCTACAAATGCGATGTGACACTTAATAAAAAGCATAAAGACTTATTCTATGGATATGGTATCAGATTAGGCACACAAGAAATCGCACGCTATGATTGGAATGATGAGGCTTTAGATGTAATTGCCGATATTTTAATTCAATTGTCGAATAAAGATATCAATATTGATGAGGTAAGGAAAATGGTAGCAAATCTGCCAAAGAAAATAATACATTATGCGTTTGATAATGAGATTGTTGATCGTTTCAGAAATCTGATGCAGTGA
- a CDS encoding glycosyltransferase produces MRKMVLSGINLYEGGPLAIYYDCLEAIKGLGIYKRYHIIAFVHKKSLFKKYKDIINFIELPKSRKNYAYRLYYEYFFFKKYSNNHDIDIWISLHDITPNVKVKKLYTYCHNPSPFMEKDFSKVRYSFKNVAFSYFYKYLYRINISSASAVIVQQDWMREEFKKMYSIDNIIVARPDIKDDFVIEKIQDKKEKKIFIYPAFPRFFKNFEVICEACKYLKKDNFEIWLTIDGSENQYSREIRKKYSELKQIRWIGIQKREKIFEMYDIADCLIFPSKLETWGLPISEFKLTQKDILLVDLPYAHETLGEYEKVMFFRQNDPEQLAKCMKMEIEEKPIYSPQKKINISKPFYKGWKELLEKICDNE; encoded by the coding sequence ATGAGGAAAATGGTACTTAGCGGTATAAATTTATATGAAGGAGGTCCACTAGCAATTTATTATGATTGCTTAGAAGCGATTAAAGGATTAGGCATTTACAAAAGGTACCATATTATTGCATTTGTCCATAAGAAATCTCTTTTCAAAAAATATAAAGATATAATAAATTTTATCGAGCTACCAAAGTCTAGAAAAAATTATGCATATAGATTATATTACGAGTATTTCTTTTTTAAAAAATATTCTAATAATCATGACATTGATATTTGGATATCACTGCATGATATCACCCCCAATGTAAAGGTTAAAAAATTATATACTTATTGTCATAATCCCAGTCCATTTATGGAAAAAGATTTTTCAAAAGTAAGATATAGTTTTAAAAATGTGGCATTTTCATATTTTTATAAATATCTTTATCGTATAAATATTAGCAGTGCATCTGCAGTAATTGTGCAGCAAGATTGGATGCGTGAAGAGTTTAAAAAGATGTATTCTATCGATAATATAATTGTTGCTAGACCAGATATAAAAGATGATTTTGTTATTGAAAAAATACAAGATAAAAAAGAGAAAAAAATATTTATTTATCCAGCATTTCCGAGATTTTTTAAAAATTTTGAAGTAATTTGTGAAGCTTGCAAATATTTAAAGAAAGATAATTTCGAAATTTGGTTAACAATTGATGGCAGTGAAAATCAATATTCTCGGGAAATAAGAAAAAAGTATTCAGAATTAAAGCAGATTAGGTGGATAGGGATACAAAAAAGAGAAAAAATTTTTGAAATGTATGATATTGCTGATTGTCTCATATTTCCATCAAAACTTGAAACGTGGGGATTGCCTATTAGTGAGTTTAAATTAACACAAAAAGATATTTTACTTGTGGATTTGCCATATGCACATGAAACTCTTGGTGAATATGAAAAAGTGATGTTTTTTAGACAGAATGATCCAGAGCAGCTAGCTAAATGTATGAAAATGGAAATAGAAGAAAAGCCAATCTATAGCCCGCAAAAAAAAATTAATATCAGTAAACCCTTTTACAAAGGGTGGAAAGAATTATTGGAGAAGATTTGTGATAATGAGTGA
- a CDS encoding CDP-glycerol glycerophosphotransferase family protein, translating to MKVKNKFTISNRLKAYLKYIASIVIMNTLKIFWILPINKNRILFFSFDGKQYSDNPKYISQYLHKRLPKKEIVWAFLEPEKFEYLEEIYHLVQRKGVQFIKEFVTAKIIVTNNHVPTYLPIRDKQILLNTWHGGSPLKTVGFSEKVPVFYNKFFYKMQNRKYSAFLSSSAFMTEEVFNNSFGYKGNVLDYGMPRNAILLGPHKEIINKVYKYFGIEQNNNCGIVLYAPTFRGDFRSSRFLPSKMQFDVEKCVECLNQKFKKKFKFLFRAHHTMSEAIEGNSVIMATDYPDMQELLCAADVLITDYSSCMGDIALMKKPTFLYAPDLESYIQNRGFYWDIRSLPFPLSQNQNEFYNAINSFNQKRYEREVDKYLLRLGTYESPDSVEKTVSWIINKLQ from the coding sequence ATGAAAGTTAAAAATAAATTTACTATTTCTAATAGGTTAAAAGCATATTTGAAATATATTGCAAGCATTGTAATAATGAATACTTTGAAAATTTTTTGGATACTGCCAATTAATAAAAATAGAATTCTTTTTTTTAGTTTTGATGGTAAGCAATATTCAGATAACCCCAAATATATAAGCCAGTATTTGCATAAAAGATTACCAAAAAAAGAAATAGTATGGGCCTTTTTAGAACCTGAAAAATTTGAATATTTAGAAGAAATATATCATCTTGTTCAGCGAAAGGGTGTTCAATTTATTAAAGAGTTTGTGACAGCAAAAATCATTGTAACTAATAATCATGTGCCAACTTATTTGCCAATAAGAGATAAGCAGATACTGTTAAATACATGGCATGGTGGGAGTCCACTTAAAACCGTCGGGTTTTCTGAAAAGGTACCAGTATTTTATAATAAATTTTTTTATAAAATGCAAAATAGAAAGTATTCGGCTTTTTTGTCTAGTTCTGCATTTATGACAGAAGAAGTGTTTAACAATTCGTTTGGATATAAAGGGAATGTACTTGACTATGGAATGCCAAGAAATGCAATACTTTTGGGTCCACATAAAGAAATAATTAACAAAGTATACAAATATTTTGGAATAGAACAGAATAATAATTGTGGCATTGTACTTTATGCTCCGACTTTTCGTGGAGATTTTAGAAGTTCAAGATTTTTACCGTCTAAGATGCAATTTGATGTAGAAAAATGTGTTGAGTGCTTGAATCAAAAATTCAAGAAAAAGTTTAAATTTTTGTTTAGAGCACATCATACTATGTCTGAAGCTATTGAAGGTAATTCTGTGATAATGGCGACAGATTATCCCGATATGCAAGAGTTATTGTGCGCAGCGGATGTGTTAATAACAGATTACTCATCTTGTATGGGTGATATAGCTTTAATGAAAAAACCAACCTTTCTTTACGCCCCTGATTTAGAAAGTTATATACAAAACCGAGGATTTTATTGGGACATTCGCTCATTACCATTTCCTCTTTCACAAAACCAAAATGAGTTTTATAACGCGATCAATTCATTTAATCAAAAGAGATACGAAAGGGAAGTAGATAAATATCTTTTACGTTTGGGAACATATGAATCACCTGATTCAGTCGAAAAAACAGTTTCATGGATTATAAATAAATTGCAATAA
- a CDS encoding DapH/DapD/GlmU-related protein, with the protein MIKNKYLISEFISTTIAFLLTKIFYPKARLIRRPLYIRGKKGMIYGEGFTTGHGCRIDLTGKTITLRIGKNCLIGDYSHIVAHQNVVIGDNCLMASKVFISDTTHGFYNQKLDLETPPNDRLLETKPVKIGKNVWIGENVCILSGVTIGDGVVIGANAVVTDDIESYSIVGGVPAKLIKKF; encoded by the coding sequence ATGATAAAAAATAAATATTTAATTTCAGAGTTTATTTCTACTACAATAGCATTTTTATTAACAAAGATATTTTATCCAAAGGCAAGACTTATTAGGAGGCCACTTTATATAAGGGGAAAAAAGGGGATGATATATGGTGAAGGGTTTACCACAGGGCACGGATGTCGTATTGATTTAACAGGCAAAACAATTACATTGCGGATTGGTAAAAATTGCTTAATAGGTGATTATAGTCATATTGTAGCACATCAGAATGTTGTAATTGGAGATAACTGTTTAATGGCTTCAAAAGTTTTTATCAGTGATACTACTCATGGGTTTTATAATCAAAAATTAGACTTAGAGACTCCACCTAATGATAGGTTACTTGAAACAAAACCTGTAAAAATTGGTAAAAATGTATGGATCGGTGAAAATGTCTGTATTCTTTCAGGGGTAACAATAGGTGACGGCGTTGTGATTGGTGCTAATGCGGTAGTTACTGATGATATAGAAAGCTATAGTATTGTAGGAGGAGTACCCGCAAAATTGATAAAGAAGTTTTAA
- a CDS encoding NAD-dependent epimerase/dehydratase family protein yields the protein MKILVTGANGYLGMGIVNQLLNENQIIVATDYQVDNIDQRAIIKKTDIFKVENPYEYFEKPDVLLHLAWRNGFIHNAISHIEEMPNHYSFIKKLVESGIKQVTCLGSMHEIGFYEGCIDENTPTNPLSLYGIGKDALRKSVELLAKEKGTTFQWLRGYYIVGNTGYGNSIFSKINIAEKEGQEEFPFTTGQNQWDFLNYDDFCKQVAATVEQDEINGVVNICSGYPEKLADRVERFIQENNYKIRLKYGAFPDRAYDSKAVWGDNRKIKSIMENRQKGKL from the coding sequence ATGAAAATTTTAGTAACAGGTGCTAATGGCTATTTAGGGATGGGAATTGTCAACCAACTGTTAAATGAAAATCAAATTATTGTTGCGACTGATTATCAAGTTGACAATATTGATCAAAGAGCAATAATTAAAAAAACAGATATTTTTAAAGTTGAAAATCCATATGAGTATTTTGAAAAACCAGATGTTTTATTGCATTTAGCATGGCGAAATGGTTTTATACATAATGCAATTAGTCACATCGAAGAAATGCCAAACCATTACAGTTTTATCAAGAAGCTTGTAGAATCAGGGATAAAACAAGTAACATGTTTAGGTTCCATGCATGAGATAGGATTTTATGAAGGATGCATTGATGAGAATACACCAACTAATCCGTTAAGCTTATATGGTATTGGAAAAGATGCCTTGAGAAAAAGTGTTGAACTTTTAGCAAAAGAAAAAGGCACAACATTTCAGTGGTTACGAGGATACTACATCGTCGGAAATACCGGTTATGGAAACTCAATTTTTTCAAAGATTAACATAGCAGAAAAAGAAGGTCAAGAAGAGTTTCCTTTTACAACGGGTCAGAATCAATGGGATTTTTTAAATTATGATGACTTCTGTAAACAAGTAGCGGCAACAGTAGAACAAGACGAGATTAACGGTGTTGTTAATATTTGTTCAGGATATCCAGAAAAATTAGCTGACCGGGTTGAACGTTTTATTCAGGAGAATAATTACAAAATACGATTAAAATATGGCGCATTTCCCGATAGAGCTTACGATTCTAAAGCGGTTTGGGGTGATAACAGAAAAATAAAAAGTATTATGGAAAATAGACAAAAAGGAAAACTTTAA
- a CDS encoding DUF2922 domain-containing protein: protein MAATTSKDLTIYFQRADGKEFKITIPDYKEGITDAEIKAGAQAIVDQGAFLPEGFGLVKVAGAVKVDTTKTDVVIEEAV from the coding sequence ATGGCAGCAACAACCAGCAAAGATTTAACCATTTATTTTCAGCGTGCGGACGGGAAGGAGTTTAAAATCACCATTCCCGATTACAAGGAGGGCATCACCGATGCCGAGATCAAGGCAGGGGCCCAGGCCATTGTGGACCAGGGCGCCTTTCTGCCCGAAGGGTTTGGCCTGGTCAAGGTGGCCGGAGCCGTGAAGGTGGACACCACCAAAACCGATGTGGTCATTGAAGAAGCTGTGTAA